In Nostoc sp. GT001, a genomic segment contains:
- a CDS encoding inositol oxygenase family protein: MSQTLNNAIVQVQNNPLHSLEEWEEDLLNRYPDPDRIVKEGKTTEEYRNYETTVRNTVKEFYRLNHINQTYNFVLQKEKEFLKFDKKEMSVWDAVEFLNQLVDDSDPDTDMDQLQHLLQTSEAIRADGHPDWMVLTGFFHDMGKVLCLFGEPQWATVGDTYPVGCAFSDKVVFSEFFKENPDYNNPDYNTKYGIYEPNCGLTNVHMSWGHDEYFYQMMKNYLPEPALYMLRYHSFYPQHRDNAYEHLMDKHDREMFKWVRLFNPYDLYSKNPIPPDWQKLKPYYEDLVAKYLPATLKF, from the coding sequence ATGTCTCAAACTTTAAATAATGCCATTGTTCAGGTTCAAAACAATCCCTTACATTCACTAGAAGAATGGGAAGAAGACTTACTTAATCGCTATCCCGATCCAGATAGGATAGTTAAAGAAGGTAAAACCACCGAAGAGTATAGGAATTACGAAACGACTGTTAGAAATACGGTCAAAGAGTTTTATCGGTTAAATCATATTAATCAAACATATAATTTTGTACTTCAAAAAGAAAAAGAATTTTTGAAGTTTGATAAAAAAGAAATGTCTGTTTGGGATGCGGTCGAATTTTTGAATCAATTAGTTGATGATTCCGATCCTGATACAGACATGGATCAGTTACAGCATTTATTGCAAACATCAGAAGCCATTCGCGCCGATGGTCATCCTGACTGGATGGTACTTACTGGCTTCTTTCACGATATGGGGAAAGTGCTTTGTCTATTTGGTGAACCTCAATGGGCTACCGTAGGCGATACTTATCCTGTAGGTTGTGCATTTTCTGATAAAGTTGTTTTCTCAGAATTCTTTAAAGAAAATCCTGATTATAATAACCCCGATTACAACACTAAATATGGCATTTATGAGCCTAACTGTGGATTGACTAATGTACATATGTCATGGGGGCATGATGAGTATTTTTATCAGATGATGAAAAACTATTTGCCCGAACCTGCATTGTATATGCTTCGCTATCACTCATTTTATCCTCAACATCGTGACAATGCGTATGAACATTTGATGGATAAACACGATAGAGAAATGTTTAAATGGGTACGTTTGTTCAATCCCTACGATTTGTATTCAAAAAACCCTATTCCTCCTGATTGGCAGAAATTAAAACCATACTATGAAGATTTGGTGGCTAAATATTTACCCGCAACATTAAAGTTTTAA
- a CDS encoding ABC transporter substrate-binding protein encodes MKKISLIVGILGFAVVSCTNGVKNDNTATNTNNKATNISAESLTSPNKKLQTIGVALGDLGNPFYNAVQKGAETEAQKIGGNIRVNAVSSAFDLNQQTNQIENFTAANTDLIILSAVDKKGVKPVIDQARLAGRVVIALDSAVDADVDAMISSNNTQAGEVACQYIADRLKGQGSVVILNGTPMDSINQRVSGCEKSLSKYPNIKLISKEQNAEGTRDGGLRVMSDLLTTFPKIDAVFATNDQSGVGADLAAKQARRKEFFIVGVDGSPDATKAMEDKDGVFAATAAQNPAGMAEKAVQIGNDIIQGKKPESPNILIPVKLVTRENLSSYKGW; translated from the coding sequence ATGAAGAAAATTTCGCTCATAGTTGGCATATTAGGTTTTGCGGTTGTTAGTTGCACAAATGGCGTTAAAAATGATAACACTGCAACTAATACTAACAACAAAGCTACTAACATAAGTGCAGAGAGTCTTACTAGTCCAAATAAAAAATTGCAAACAATCGGCGTTGCTTTGGGTGATTTAGGCAATCCTTTCTATAATGCAGTGCAGAAGGGGGCTGAGACAGAAGCCCAGAAAATCGGGGGTAATATCAGAGTTAATGCGGTTTCTAGTGCCTTTGATTTGAACCAACAAACCAACCAAATCGAAAATTTTACGGCTGCGAATACTGACCTAATTATCCTCAGCGCTGTTGATAAAAAAGGAGTTAAACCAGTTATTGACCAAGCAAGGCTTGCAGGTAGGGTTGTGATTGCATTAGATTCAGCCGTTGATGCAGATGTAGATGCGATGATTAGTTCCAACAATACCCAAGCTGGTGAGGTTGCTTGCCAATATATTGCCGATCGCCTCAAAGGTCAAGGTAGTGTAGTCATCCTCAACGGTACTCCGATGGACTCAATCAATCAGCGAGTGAGTGGCTGTGAGAAATCATTGTCTAAATATCCGAATATTAAACTTATCTCTAAAGAGCAAAATGCCGAAGGGACAAGGGATGGAGGACTGAGAGTCATGAGCGATTTGCTGACAACCTTTCCGAAAATTGATGCTGTTTTTGCCACTAACGACCAAAGCGGTGTCGGCGCAGATTTAGCAGCTAAACAAGCAAGACGTAAAGAATTTTTTATTGTTGGGGTTGACGGATCGCCAGATGCAACCAAAGCAATGGAAGATAAGGATGGTGTATTTGCTGCAACTGCTGCTCAAAATCCCGCAGGGATGGCTGAAAAAGCGGTTCAGATTGGCAACGATAT
- a CDS encoding gluconokinase: MIIIVMGVSGSGKTTIGKLLADSLEWEFSDADTFHSPENVEKMRCGIPLSEDDRIPWLQDLQTAIKHWLQENKNVVLACSALKDSYRKFLVLDSDRTKLVYLKGSYELIQMRLQERSNHYMSEKLLDSQFYTLEEPVDTLSIDVAQPPQIIVQNIRTALEI; encoded by the coding sequence ATGATTATTATCGTCATGGGTGTGTCTGGTTCTGGAAAAACCACCATCGGCAAACTGCTAGCAGACTCCTTAGAATGGGAATTTAGCGACGCTGATACTTTCCACTCGCCAGAGAATGTTGAAAAAATGCGGTGCGGTATCCCTCTGAGTGAAGATGACAGAATACCTTGGTTACAAGATTTGCAAACAGCTATTAAACACTGGCTACAAGAAAATAAAAATGTGGTGCTGGCGTGTTCGGCTTTAAAAGATAGCTATCGGAAATTTTTGGTATTGGATAGCGATCGCACCAAACTAGTTTACCTCAAAGGGTCTTATGAGTTGATTCAAATGCGCTTACAAGAGCGTAGCAATCATTACATGAGCGAGAAACTACTCGACAGCCAGTTTTATACCCTTGAAGAACCAGTAGATACTCTATCTATAGATGTTGCACAGCCGCCGCAGATAATTGTCCAAAACATTAGAACTGCTCTGGAAATTTAG
- a CDS encoding DUF1815 family protein, with amino-acid sequence MFLRLAQQHQQFVQDLVMNLQALTIILERRGYTASCYTCGDQMKSASFMVSLREKHLIRFLVSDYGITWMELWDDRELMKLEGAEAINQLQELANLIKYSTAVQLTN; translated from the coding sequence GTGTTTCTAAGATTAGCGCAACAGCATCAGCAATTCGTTCAAGACTTGGTAATGAACCTACAAGCCTTGACAATTATACTTGAGAGGCGTGGCTATACTGCCTCATGTTATACATGTGGCGATCAAATGAAAAGTGCTTCATTTATGGTTAGCCTAAGAGAAAAGCACCTGATTCGGTTTTTAGTATCTGATTACGGAATTACTTGGATGGAATTGTGGGACGATCGCGAATTAATGAAGTTGGAAGGTGCAGAAGCGATAAACCAGCTACAAGAGTTGGCTAATCTTATTAAATATTCTACTGCTGTACAACTGACAAATTGA